A stretch of Gossypium hirsutum isolate 1008001.06 chromosome A06, Gossypium_hirsutum_v2.1, whole genome shotgun sequence DNA encodes these proteins:
- the LOC107963599 gene encoding NAC transcription factor 25, with translation MKNYKENVKYCKLMESTDPSSTSPHPQLPPGFRFHPTDEELVVHYLKRKVASVPLPVTIIAEVDLYKFDPWELPNKASFGEQEWYFFSPRDRKYPNGARPNRATTSGYWKATGTDKPIITSNGNQKVGVKKALVFYGGKPPKGIKTNWIMHEYRLIDSNSNSKAQIVDLPNRRASLRLDDWVLCRIYKKNNSQRLMEKDKNHSALPSFSHQNHGSLVEHEENCYKRILTGDSMQNSSISQTAVSSSSKQSLPMAFLSATTTNSIPVKQAIAGPQYWNNEPNSTGSQSGKPRFHGDLNSISIASPDIDDTNSSFVSLLSHQLPQNAPFNTSTIVGSLVNGVSRQQFILHGMNWSS, from the exons atgaaaaattacaaagaaaatgtTAAATACTGCAAACTAATGGAGAGTACAGATCCATCATCCACCTCGCCGCACCCGCAGCTCCCACCAGGGTTTCGGTTCCATCCGACCGACGAAGAGCTAGTGGTTCACTACCTCAAACGGAAAGTGGCTTCGGTTCCTCTACCGGTTACAATCATAGCAGAAGTTGATCTTTACAAGTTCGATCCATGGGAGCTTCCAA ATAAAGCAAGCTTTGGAGAGCAAGAGTGGTATTTCTTTAGTCCAAGAGATAGGAAATATCCCAATGGAGCAAGGCCTAATAGAGCAACAACTTCGGGTTATTGGAAGGCCACGGGGACAGATAAGCCCATCATAACTTCGAATGGAAATCAAAAGGTTGGTGTCAAGAAGGCTCTGGTTTTCTATGGAGGTAAGCCTCCGAAGGGGATCAAAACGAATTGGATTATGCATGAATATAGACTCATCGACAGTAATTCTAATTCAAAGGCTCAAATTGTTGACTTACCCAACAGGAGAGCTTCTTTACGG CTTGATGATTGGGTTCTATGCCGGATTTATAAGAAGAACAATAGCCAAAGATTGATGGAAAAGGATAAAAACCATTCAGCCTTGCCAAGTTTTAGCCATCAAAATCATGGTTCATTGGTAGAACATGAAGAAAATTGCTATAAAAGGATATTAACAGGAGACAGCATGCAAAACAGCTCCATTTCACAAACCGCAGTCTCTTCAAGCTCAAAGCAAAGTCTTCCCATGGCGTTTTTATCAGCAACTACGACAAATTCAATCCCAGTTAAACAAGCAATAGCAGGTCCACAGTACTGGAATAATGAACCAAATTCAACAGGTTCACAATCAGGGAAACCCAGATTCCATGGTGATTTAAATAGTATTTCCATTGCTAGCCCTGACATTGATGATACCAACTCATCGTTCGTTTCTTTGCTGAGTCATCAGTTGCCTCAGAACGCTCCATTCAACACTAGCACGATCGTTGGATCTCTTGTCAATGGGGTTTCTCGGCAACAATTTATACTTCATGGCATGAATTGGAGCTCTtag